The following proteins come from a genomic window of Alicyclobacillus dauci:
- the ku gene encoding non-homologous end joining protein Ku, with product MWRGSISFGLINVPVRMFKATESQTVRFRQLHKACNTPIEYHKSCPTCQVEVKAEDIVKGFEYARGQFVVVEEDELAALTKTRSQTLDIVHFADQAEIDPVYYDNTYYLAPEANGRKAYALLSQALGDTDRIAVARTVLRNNESIACIRMKDGVLLLQTLYWPNEVRATAELPYVHQPPAVDDAELKMAIQLIDQLSRPFDPAAFHDERREQVETLVERKLKNLETVEPVQIAPAASADVINLMDALQKSIKMAQPAVKSKRGRKKKSS from the coding sequence ATGTGGAGAGGGTCTATCAGCTTTGGACTCATCAATGTTCCAGTTCGGATGTTTAAGGCAACAGAATCACAGACCGTTCGTTTTCGCCAACTGCACAAAGCCTGTAACACGCCCATTGAGTATCATAAAAGTTGTCCTACGTGTCAGGTCGAAGTGAAGGCCGAGGACATTGTCAAAGGCTTCGAATACGCGAGAGGCCAGTTTGTCGTCGTCGAAGAGGATGAACTTGCTGCATTGACCAAGACCCGTTCACAGACGCTCGACATTGTGCACTTCGCGGATCAAGCCGAGATCGATCCCGTTTATTACGACAACACCTACTACCTCGCCCCGGAAGCGAACGGGCGGAAAGCTTACGCACTGCTGTCACAAGCGTTGGGGGACACGGATAGGATAGCCGTGGCGAGAACGGTCCTGCGTAACAATGAAAGCATCGCTTGTATTAGGATGAAGGACGGCGTGCTTTTGTTACAGACGCTGTACTGGCCCAATGAAGTGAGGGCGACCGCTGAATTGCCGTATGTTCACCAGCCTCCAGCCGTGGACGACGCGGAGTTGAAAATGGCCATCCAGTTGATTGACCAACTAAGCAGACCTTTCGATCCGGCCGCTTTCCACGACGAACGAAGAGAGCAAGTGGAAACGCTCGTCGAACGCAAACTGAAAAACCTCGAGACGGTAGAGCCTGTACAAATTGCGCCCGCGGCGTCGGCAGATGTCATCAATCTCATGGATGCCCTGCAAAAAAGCATCAAAATGGCTCAGCCGGCAGTCAAGAGTAAGCGGGGCAGAAAAAAGAAGTCATCATAA
- a CDS encoding ATP-dependent DNA ligase produces MRLQPVIPFEPIQTNTFPSGEQWVAQVKWDGVRMLAYKDGSDTRLVNRRLNDRTLQYPEIANIASYCNTDSVILDGEVIALDHGKPSFYEVMKRDRIQSQRSVRTAMLKIPVVYMIFDVLYRNGTWLIERPLQERQDILQTIVTSSPHVQLVENSDDGPGLFAAIQNQGMEGVVIKDLTSPYAIDGKDDRWRKIKNIHDLIAVIGGMTIRDDAVNALLLGLYTTDGELHYIGHVGAGKLSVKDWQQITSQADKLAVQTIPFATVPSNLRSQTIWLEPVLTVKVTYLEWTSKKTLRHPVLEAFVDVPPTNCQFTE; encoded by the coding sequence ATGCGTTTGCAACCAGTGATCCCGTTCGAGCCAATCCAAACGAATACGTTTCCTTCTGGTGAACAGTGGGTAGCTCAAGTCAAGTGGGATGGGGTTCGCATGTTGGCTTACAAGGATGGGAGTGACACGCGACTTGTCAATCGGCGCTTGAATGATCGGACACTGCAATACCCTGAGATAGCCAACATCGCATCCTATTGCAACACAGACAGCGTCATCTTGGACGGCGAAGTGATCGCGCTGGATCACGGAAAACCATCGTTCTACGAGGTCATGAAACGAGACAGAATTCAATCCCAGCGATCAGTCCGAACCGCTATGTTGAAGATCCCTGTCGTCTATATGATTTTTGATGTGCTGTACAGGAACGGGACGTGGTTGATAGAACGGCCACTTCAAGAGCGACAAGACATCCTACAAACCATTGTTACGTCCTCACCGCATGTTCAACTTGTCGAGAATTCGGATGATGGACCCGGATTATTCGCAGCTATTCAGAATCAGGGAATGGAAGGCGTTGTGATCAAGGATTTGACCAGTCCATACGCTATCGACGGGAAAGATGATCGGTGGAGAAAAATTAAAAACATTCACGACCTCATTGCAGTCATCGGTGGCATGACAATTCGTGATGATGCCGTCAATGCGCTGCTCCTTGGGCTGTATACAACGGACGGCGAATTGCATTATATAGGTCACGTCGGTGCGGGAAAACTTTCGGTAAAGGATTGGCAACAGATTACGAGTCAAGCGGATAAATTGGCAGTACAAACCATACCTTTCGCCACAGTCCCGTCAAATTTGCGTTCTCAAACGATTTGGCTTGAACCCGTCCTCACAGTAAAGGTGACCTACCTTGAATGGACGTCCAAGAAAACCCTTCGCCACCCTGTACTGGAAGCATTCGTGGACGTCCCACCAACAAATTGTCAATTTACAGAGTAG
- the ligD gene encoding non-homologous end-joining DNA ligase — MALQAITLQAEHPVKLTHPDKLLFDEPPTTKLEYAHYLIKVAPNMIKHLRDRRITLVRCPEGVMGERFYQRHILPGGPEWLQSVVGEEEKEEIVIPDIATLLYYANLGAIEFHATISHLGSQSSRTLSFDLDPSTSDFEPVREVALHLRDVLSGLGLNSIVKTSGASGLQVFVPLSEEVPFTETKLLVTFIAKYMEQSWPKLVTTARLVRERGSKVYVDAPQHGKTKTLIAHYSVRATPQATVSTPLFWHELENGAKPTDFTIRNVPDRLLKIGDLFASTEPSSARPVVKLLQEKQ; from the coding sequence TTGGCGTTGCAAGCCATTACACTACAGGCAGAACATCCGGTCAAACTAACACATCCAGACAAACTGCTATTCGACGAGCCTCCAACGACAAAGCTGGAATATGCACACTACTTGATCAAAGTTGCACCAAACATGATCAAACACTTGAGGGACCGTCGAATCACACTCGTGCGCTGTCCGGAGGGTGTGATGGGCGAACGGTTTTACCAGCGACACATCTTGCCTGGGGGACCAGAATGGCTTCAGTCCGTTGTCGGCGAGGAGGAGAAGGAGGAAATAGTCATCCCTGACATCGCAACGTTGCTGTATTACGCGAATCTTGGTGCGATCGAGTTTCACGCTACAATCTCTCATTTGGGCAGTCAAAGTTCCAGGACGCTCTCCTTTGATCTCGATCCTTCCACGAGCGACTTCGAACCGGTTCGAGAAGTGGCTCTGCACCTTCGAGACGTTCTTTCTGGACTCGGTTTAAACAGTATTGTGAAAACATCGGGTGCGTCAGGGCTTCAAGTGTTTGTTCCGCTGTCCGAAGAAGTTCCCTTTACAGAGACAAAACTCCTGGTAACATTCATCGCAAAATATATGGAACAGTCGTGGCCAAAATTGGTCACGACGGCACGCCTTGTACGCGAGCGGGGCAGTAAAGTCTATGTCGACGCACCGCAGCACGGAAAAACGAAAACACTGATTGCGCACTATAGCGTCAGGGCGACACCACAAGCGACCGTCTCCACGCCTCTGTTTTGGCATGAGCTGGAGAATGGAGCGAAACCCACCGACTTTACGATACGGAACGTGCCGGATCGCCTTCTCAAAATTGGTGACTTGTTTGCCTCAACGGAACCATCATCCGCAAGACCTGTCGTGAAACTCCTGCAAGAAAAGCAATGA
- the mtnP gene encoding S-methyl-5'-thioadenosine phosphorylase, translating into MAVKYAIIGGTGVYDPGQVDDARTDKIHTPYGEATVTIGTYAGKHVAFMARHGEGHATPPHRINYRANIWALKEIGVEQVLATAAVGSLQLALAPGELVLVDDVIDMTKSRISTFFDAERVVHVDMSDPYCGRLRQHLKDTADHLGYHVHDGGVYVCTEGPRFETKAEIQMYSRLGGSVVGMTSIPEVTLAKEAELCYATVCMVTNYAAGLSSHPLTHQEVVDTMRDNVGKIRSLFYNFIERDTSTRTCSCKEAVGGQTPLGQEEH; encoded by the coding sequence ATGGCGGTCAAATATGCAATTATCGGTGGGACCGGCGTCTATGACCCAGGTCAAGTCGATGACGCTCGCACTGATAAGATACATACACCTTACGGTGAAGCAACGGTGACAATTGGGACGTATGCGGGAAAGCACGTCGCATTCATGGCAAGGCACGGTGAGGGTCACGCGACACCACCTCATCGGATTAACTATCGCGCGAATATTTGGGCGTTGAAAGAAATCGGTGTGGAACAAGTTCTAGCCACAGCCGCGGTGGGGTCCTTACAACTCGCCTTGGCGCCAGGTGAACTCGTTTTGGTGGATGACGTCATCGATATGACAAAATCGCGAATCAGCACATTTTTCGACGCGGAACGAGTCGTCCACGTGGATATGTCTGACCCATATTGTGGGCGATTGCGTCAACATCTGAAGGACACGGCTGATCACCTAGGATACCACGTCCATGACGGTGGGGTTTATGTTTGTACTGAAGGACCGCGGTTTGAAACCAAGGCAGAGATTCAAATGTACTCCCGGCTTGGGGGAAGTGTGGTCGGGATGACCAGCATACCTGAAGTAACGCTCGCGAAAGAAGCGGAGCTCTGTTACGCCACGGTGTGCATGGTGACCAATTACGCTGCTGGTTTATCGTCTCACCCGCTTACCCATCAGGAAGTGGTCGACACCATGCGTGACAACGTGGGGAAAATTCGTTCCCTTTTCTATAATTTTATTGAACGTGATACGAGTACGCGGACATGCTCCTGTAAGGAAGCAGTGGGTGGTCAAACTCCGCTTGGACAGGAGGAGCATTGA